Proteins encoded in a region of the Planococcus citri chromosome 1, ihPlaCitr1.1, whole genome shotgun sequence genome:
- the LOC135831352 gene encoding uncharacterized protein LOC135831352, whose amino-acid sequence MESTNPDSPPQPQFLEIEGRENYSDFIKKQNKDGFNFSKRTSRFLEGSVQTECNSDPKICYFGHPFIKMYTSYSQCAHGQKYYKLKNQKHRDHPIGKQKRFRIQNTKKRDCLAALKVCRVIYFPEFRLNKDVTCFKRKKTEMMNNLRKKLISGEVEGREKYYIFISPQSAHNHPVMTTYLNQKLDDGVKNEIKKLVDSGITSTFFIKASLNKFVLELPNGQSISKMSKAFYPSKKIIANYIAKFTLQNRTSNIDQVALQSKVDNWAADESANIFYRPHDTEHDFLLCYQTAWQQKLLQKFGNIALLDATYKTVKYALPMFCLAVKTNVNYCIVGMFITLSETADRIEEALRIFKSWNSSWNPQYFVVDFSEAEINALKAVFGCYVYLCDFHREQAWGRWVKKRENLDFVADEKKILEIFRWIANSRSEVQFEDNIESLTSNEVHLRNPKASRYFENTWLTVKDMWIRCFFPEDFIFKIVTNNGIESQFKMLKYGYLKIRNVKTLSELMTLMVDDVFPDLLNKYVQMNSVLDSNYKVYNEEIPAFLRNRPGPFIEHVYERYTAAHQFSLNSIFFEGDKIKVRSETNPLQSYDVNFNKPFCSCEDFWRFRMPCKHFCAVFLHLPQVLSFEDLPIEYRNHPYITINEDFNAFGHNQFIDSIGADDILVPETQKENVNQDCNPDQLHHDVVNTRPDLGKKELFKIRETCKILIDKTYNIQINEPEDASVLSAVENMLQEASKKMNELQRVDFLPLRSSTNDKKHLLELPTRSRKSKKLKKSKENECTLNILDENENTIFNSIENTLIDNTIF is encoded by the exons atggaGTCCACAAATCCAGATTCACCACCACAACCACAATTCCTCGAAATTGAAGGCCGGGAAAACTATTcagatttcatcaaaaaacagAATAAAGATGGTTTCAACTTCTCAAAAAGAACTTCTAGGTTCTTGGAAG gttCCGTTCAAACGGAATGCAATTCCGATcctaaaatttgttattttggaCATCCGTTCATTAAAATGTACACCAGTTATTCCCAATGTGCTCATGGACAGAAATATTATAAACTTAAAAAtcag AAACACCGCGATCATCCGATTGGTAAACAAAAAAGATTTCGCAtccaaaatactaaaaaaaggGACTGTCTGGCAGCGTTGAAAGTTTGCAGAGTAATATATTTTCCGGAATTTCGTTTGAACAAAGATGTGACCTGTTTcaagagaaagaaaactgag ATGATGAATAATCTACGAAAAAAACTGATATCTGGCGAAGTTGAAGGCAGAGAAAAGTATTATATATTCATCTCTCCTCAGAGTGCTCATAATCACCCAGTTATGACAACTTATCTAAACCAGAAATTAGATGATggcgtaaaaaatgaaattaagaagCTGGTAGATAGCGGCATCACAAGTACATTCTTCATAAAAGCATCATTAAACAAGTTCGTTTTGGAGTTGCCAAATGGCCAAAGTATTTCGAAGATGTCCAAAGCTTTTTACCCATCTAAAAAGATAATTGCAAACTACATCGCAAAATTCACCTTACAAAACCGAACTAGTAACATAGATCAAGTTGCTCTTCAGTCAAAAGTTGATAATTGGGCAGCTGATGAATCggcaaatattttttatcgtcCTCATGACACAGAACATGATTTTTTGTTGTGTTATCAGACAGCATGGCAACAGAAACTGCTGCAGAAATTCGGAAATATTGCTCTTTTAGATGCAACGTATAAAACGGTGAAATATGCATTACCAATGTTCTGTTTGGCTGTGAAAACGAATGTTAATTACTGCATAGTTGGAATGTTTATTACTTTATCCGAAACAGCTGATAGAATCGAAGAAGCActtagaattttcaaatcatggaATAGTAGCTGGAATCCGCAATACTTCGTGGTTGATTTTTCGGAAGCAGAAATAAACGCATTGAAGGCAGTATTTGGATGTTACGTTTACTTGTGCGATTTTCATCGGGAGCAAGCGTGGGGAAGATGGGTAAAAAAGcgtgaaaatttggattttgttgctgacgagaaaaaaatattggaaatattTCGATGGATTGCGAATAGCCGTTCTGAGGTGCAATTTGAAGATAATATTGAGTCTTTGACATCCAACGAAGTTCATTTGCGGAATCCGAAAGCCTCTCGATACTTTGAGAACACCTGGCTAACTGTAAAAGATATGTGGATTCGTTGCTTCTTTCCAGAagactttattttcaaaatcgtaacCAATAACGGAATAGAATCGCAATTTAAAATGTTAAAGTACggttatttaaaaattcgaaacgtTAAAACGCTCAGCGAATTGATGACTTTAATGGTGGATGACGTTTTTCCTGATTTATTGAACAAATATGTTCAAATGAATTCGGTGCTTGACTCAAATTACAAAGTGTATAATGAAGAGATACCAGCTTTTCTGCGAAATCGACCTGGACCATTTATTGAACATGTTTATGAACGCTATACTGCTGCACATCAGTTCTctctgaattcaattttctttgaagGTGATAAAATAAAAGTCAGAAGTGAAACGAATCCATTGCAGTCTTATGACGTGAACTTCAATAAGCCATTTTGTAGCTGTGAGGATTTTTGGAGATTTCGAATGCCATGCAAACACTTTTGTGCtgtatttttgcatttacctcAAGTACTTTCGTTCGAAGATTTGCCAATTGAGTACAGAAACCATCCTTATATTACAATCAATGAAGACTTCAACGCATTTGGCCATAATCAATTTATTGATAGTATCGGCGCGGATGATATACTTGTCCCAGAAACCCAGAAAGAAAATGTAAACCAAGATTGCAACCCTGATCAGCTTCATCACGATGTTGTGAATACCAGACCTGACCTCGGAAAAAAGGAATTATTCAAGATAAGGGAAACCTGTAAAATTCTCATTGACAAAACGTATAACATACAGATTAATGAACCTGAAGATGCGTCTGTACTGTCCGCTGTTGAAAATATGCTGCAGGAggcgagtaaaaaaatgaatgaattgcaACGTGTCGATTTTCTTCCACTTCGAAGTTCTACCAACGATAAGAAACATCTTTTGgagttacctactcgtagtcgtaagtctaaaaaacttaaaaaatccaaagaaaATGAATGTACCCTCAACATTTTAGATGAGAATGAGAATactattttcaattcgattgaGAATACCCTTATCGATAATACGATTTTctag
- the Pdzd8 gene encoding PDZ domain-containing protein 8 yields the protein MINLLWVSGSFITAFICGAVVLLVIEVTIIYFLFFRNTTNHPHLTSTPSVDGYTFPQQLLELISEKLGENTSEGTVLLNLLLQFWFRENRYDVNTLTSIADRINSELTELLTNTSLGRIFSSLKIHDVELGSESPTISCVSLQKFDVRKEFSTLNNFVFEFDISYVGGFYMAIDAVMKFNSNAAFVSVKVVKCVGRVRVEFTRIPYTYWCMSFINPPELELTVESKLEGHSVPQLNRIIGIQLRRRINRKFVMPYYKIRSKPFLPTHNLATFKDNINESIPNGKLHITILTVSRIAKQEGTISCTVIMDNSPWIEDVQSTNNQMYILQIFRRSNKDVNNAENRKLSTGSIWFDKHQDGLRQRLKSMTVLDESSNIDDIFRRKSFADSGSSSHKLSADNINQVENDELNIQQTKRLPYSELITYNEHFKFNIGPSTRYANILVWNHSEDGQLFENVVGYISVPLVNLISPGIGKKRRIFHLNPPGPARNHAYQSLSTHPGFNHNLCYGDITIGVRFGSSFALSPTLSSNESTPVSLSPTKSVKQPPILLETTASLSDIDSELILSVHEFEKIIINTKQTKCEFCQKKIWLKEASQCSKCHLICHKKCVAKCEKTSECRITTTDLTSLDDDGIEIASQAININPEIITTAPDCGSPNPIISKNKISTFLANVKGIRRSGSASSLTPPSGTDVSANQAHSLPQTPNHSPSPSRKSSVFAADDLKLFEDEEEDDELEKALDYLLNVPKNEQFLESIKNSGKKLCMDLSPKRRELRINEMITKIKAAIDVENETYKELQEKKKNAENDHEAAKLVLLVAKSEDRLQALTNLLLHCCSGLQDSQDTARTPI from the exons atgatcaatttacTTTGGGTTTCCGGTTCTTTTATCACCGCATTCATATGTGGAGCAGTTGTTCTGTTAGTAATCGAAGTTACCATCAtatatttcttgttttttcgaAACACAACTAACCATCCTCATTTGACGAGTACTCCTTCAGTCGATGGCTACACTTTCCCTCAGCAATTgcttgaa CTAATCTCTGAAAAGTTGGGAGAAAACACATCTGAAGGCACTGTTCTTCTAAACTTGCTGTTGCAGTTTTGGTTTCGCGAAAATCGATATGATGTTAATACCTTAACGTCGATAGCTGATAGAATTAATTCCGAGTTAACAGAACTTCTTACTAACACTTCTCTAGGAAGAATTTTCAGCAGTTTGAAG ATTCACGATGTGGAATTGGGCAGCGAATCTCCGACAATTAGTTGTGTCTCGTTACAAAAATTCGATGTCCGGAAAGAATTCAgcactttgaataattttgtatttgaatttGATATTAGTTATGTTGGAGGATTTTACATGGCTATAGATGCTGTGATGAAATTCAATTCGAATGCTGCATTTGTCTCTGTAAAAG tCGTGAAATGTGTTGGTAGAGTTCGAGTTGAGTTTACTCGTATCCCATATACGTACTGGTGCATGAGCTTTATTAATCCACCTGAATTAGAGTTGACGGTAGAATCTAAATTGGAAGGACATAGCGTCCCTCAATTAAATAGAATTATTGGAATTCAG TTAAGAAGAAGAATCAATAGGAAGTTCGTCATGCCTTATTACAAGATTCGTTCGAAGCCATTTTTACCCACTCATAACCTTGCGACTTTTAAAGATAATATTAATGAAAGTATTCCGAACGGTAAATTACATATTACAATATTGACAGTTTCAAGAATAGCGAAGCAAGAGGGCACTATTTCATGTACAGTAATAATGG ATAATAGTCCATGGATCGAAGATGTGCAGTCGACTAATAATCAGATGTacattcttcaaattttccgAAGATCTAATAAA GATGTAAACAATGCTGAAAATCGTAAATTATCAACTGGTTCTATTTGGTTCGATAAACACCAAGATGGTTTGAGGCAACGTTTGAAATCCATGACTGTATTGGACGAGTCCTCCAATATTG ACGATATTTTTCGTAGAAAATCATTCGCCGATAGTGGCAGTTCTTCGCATAAATTAAGTGCTGACAATataaatcaagttgaaaatgatgaacTTAATATACAGCAGACTAAAAGACTTCCTTATTCAGAA TTGATCACATACAACGAACACTTCAAATTCAATATTGGACCGTCTACGAGATACGCAAATATACTTGTATGGAATCATTCGGAAGATGGACAGTTATTTGAAAACGTTGTTGGATACATCAGTGTACCGCTTGTCAACTTGATATCACCTGGcattggaaaaaaacgtaggaTATTTCATCTCAATCCACCGGGTCCAGCCAG AAATCATGCGTATCAATCACTGTCCACGCATCCTGGTTTTAATCATAATCTGTGCTACGGAGATATCACGATTGGAGTTCGATTTGGATCTTCTTTCGCCTTATCACCTACTTTATCATCAAATGAAAGCACCCCTGTTTCATTATCGCCCACGAAATCAGTAAAACAGCCTCCGATACTGTTGGAAACCACCGCTAGTCTATCAGATATTGATTCAGAATTAATATTAAGTGtacacgaatttgaaaaaatcatcatcaacaCCAAGCAGACGAAATGcgagttttgtcaaaaaaag ATATGGTTAAAAGAAGCTTCACAGTGTTCGAAATGCCATTTAATCTGTCATAAGAAATGTGTAGCCAAATGCGAAAAAACCTCCGAATGTCGCATTACTACAACAGATCTAACATCACTAGACGATGACGGCATCGAGATAGCATCACAAGCAATAAACATAAATCCTGAAATCATTACCACCGCGCCAGATTGTGGG AGCCCTAATCCaattataagtaaaaataaaataagtacatttttagCCAACGTTAAAGGTATTCGTAGATCTGGATCAGCTTCCAGTTTGACTCCTCCAAGCGGTACCGATGTTTCTGCCAATCAGGCTCATAGTCTACCTCAAACTCCTAATCATTCCCCGAGTCCTAGTCGAAAA tcttctGTTTTCGCTGCTGATGACCTAAAGTTATtcgaagacgaagaagaagatgATGAATTGGAAAAAGCTCTCGATTATTTGTTAAATGTTCCGAAAAACGAACAGTTTCTAGAATCTATCAAGAACAGTGGTAAAAAGTTATGCATGGATTTGTCGCCCAAAAGAAGGGAACTTCGAATTAAtgaaatg ATAACTAAAATAAAAGCAGCTATAGACGTCGAAAACGAAACTTATAAAGAATTacaagaaaagaagaaaaacgcaGAAAATGATCACGAAGCTGCGAAATTGGTACTGCTGGTAGCAAAATCCGAAGATCGTTTGCAAGCTTTAACCAACTTACTTTTACATTGCTGTTCTGGTCTGCAAGACTCTCAAGATACAGCGCGAACACCAATTTAA